One genomic segment of Ipomoea triloba cultivar NCNSP0323 chromosome 9, ASM357664v1 includes these proteins:
- the LOC116028997 gene encoding histone H2AX-like, with amino-acid sequence MSSGGGAGKGGAGRGKAKATKSVSRSSKAGLQFPVGRIARFLKAGKYAERVGAGAPVYLAAVLEYLASEVLELAGNAARDNKKNRIVPRNIQLAVRNDEELSKLLGDVTIANGGVLPNIHQTLLPKKAGSGKGEIGSASQEF; translated from the coding sequence ATGAGTAGCGGCGGGGGTGCAGGGAAGGGCGGCGCTGGTAGAGGCAAGGCGAAAGCCACAAAGTCGGTGTCTCGATCCTCTAAGGCGGGGCTCCAGTTCCCGGTCGGCAGGATCGCTCGATTCCTCAAGGCTGGAAAGTACGCCGAGCGTGTTGGTGCCGGAGCTCCGGTTTATCTCGCTGCTGTTCTTGAGTATCTCGCTTCTGAGGTATTGGAATTGGCTGGGAATGCAGCAAGGGACAACAAGAAGAATCGCATAGTGCCAAGGAACATTCAATTGGCTGTGAGGAATGATGAGGAGCTTAGCAAGCTTCTGGGTGATGTGACTATTGCCAATGGGGGTGTTTTGCCCAATATCCATCAAACTTTGCTGCCAAAGAAGGCTGGCTCTGGAAAGGGTGAAATTGGCTCTGCTTCTCAGGAGTTTTAG